The following proteins are co-located in the Gordonia polyisoprenivorans genome:
- a CDS encoding sirohydrochlorin chelatase, whose protein sequence is MSASLLLVAHGSRDPRFADTARRVRHAVARRLPGTEVRLSFLDLDEPLVADELAELRGRVVVVPLLLAPGYHSDIDLPEIVAATRAPGDVVITSVIGTTSLSAALADRLEQAGLADSDGLLVTAVGSTNPAAALVVRRRAVELSTRLHRPVDVVFATRLGTGEIALRTAIRRLRTAGAERIALSPYFLSAGLLTERVETALDRLAPGALVAGPLGAHPDVIEAIADRYTTAVAGSPLDGLTADHSR, encoded by the coding sequence GTGAGCGCGAGTCTTCTGCTCGTCGCGCACGGCAGCCGGGACCCCCGGTTCGCCGACACGGCCCGCCGTGTGCGGCACGCCGTCGCCCGTCGTCTCCCGGGTACGGAGGTGCGCCTGTCGTTCCTCGATCTCGACGAGCCGCTGGTCGCCGACGAGCTGGCGGAACTGCGTGGGCGGGTGGTCGTGGTGCCGCTGTTGCTGGCTCCCGGCTATCACAGCGACATCGATCTGCCCGAGATCGTTGCCGCGACACGGGCGCCCGGCGATGTGGTGATCACCAGTGTGATCGGCACGACCTCATTGTCGGCGGCGTTGGCCGATCGTCTCGAGCAGGCCGGACTCGCCGACTCCGACGGTCTGCTGGTCACGGCCGTCGGTTCGACGAATCCCGCTGCCGCGCTGGTGGTCCGGCGACGTGCCGTCGAGCTGTCGACCCGGCTGCACCGCCCGGTCGATGTGGTCTTCGCGACCCGGCTCGGTACCGGTGAGATCGCCCTGCGCACCGCGATCCGGCGCCTGCGTACCGCCGGGGCCGAGCGCATCGCCCTCAGCCCCTACTTCTTGTCCGCGGGCCTGTTGACCGAGCGCGTCGAGACCGCACTGGACCGGCTCGCCCCGGGCGCGCTGGTCGCCGGTCCGCTCGGCGCCCATCCGGATGTGATCGAGGCGATCGCCGACCGTTATACGACGGCGGTGGCGGGCTCCCCTCTCGACGGTCTGACCGCCGATCACTCACGATGA
- a CDS encoding cation diffusion facilitator family transporter: MARGDLTRYALLSIVTAIVVIIMKLLAWRVSGSVGLLSDALESLVNLAAAVAAFLALRVVARPADAEHNFGHSKAEYFSAVFEGVLIIAAAVAIVVAAAERLAHPAELDSVGLGLVISVVATVLNGAVAVLLLRAGKRYRSMTLEADGKHLLTDVWTTVGVVVGVFLVMVTGWQPLDSIVAILVAINIVFVGGRLVWRSGDGLLDAALPAADLVKISGVLDRFRSEKVDFHDIRTREAGHERFVQLHMLVPGEWTIDRAHDLVEAVEDELHATLDHLRVTIHLEPIDDPRAYEPWRLDAPD, from the coding sequence ATGGCGCGCGGGGATCTGACGCGCTACGCGCTGCTCAGTATCGTCACCGCGATCGTGGTGATCATCATGAAGCTGCTCGCCTGGCGGGTCAGCGGGTCGGTCGGACTGCTGTCGGATGCCCTGGAGTCGCTGGTCAATCTGGCGGCGGCGGTCGCGGCATTCCTCGCGCTACGGGTCGTGGCGCGTCCGGCCGATGCGGAGCACAACTTCGGCCATTCCAAGGCCGAGTACTTCTCGGCGGTGTTCGAGGGTGTGCTCATCATCGCGGCCGCCGTGGCGATCGTGGTCGCGGCCGCCGAGCGACTCGCGCACCCGGCCGAACTCGACTCGGTGGGGCTGGGCCTGGTGATCTCGGTGGTCGCCACGGTCCTCAACGGTGCCGTGGCGGTGCTGTTGCTGCGGGCGGGCAAACGGTACCGATCGATGACGCTGGAGGCCGACGGCAAACATCTGCTGACCGACGTGTGGACGACGGTCGGGGTGGTCGTCGGTGTGTTCCTGGTCATGGTGACCGGATGGCAACCGCTGGATTCGATCGTGGCGATCCTGGTCGCGATCAACATCGTGTTCGTCGGTGGTCGCCTGGTGTGGCGATCCGGTGACGGTTTGCTCGATGCGGCGCTGCCGGCCGCCGACCTGGTGAAGATCTCCGGCGTCCTGGACCGATTCCGTTCGGAGAAGGTCGATTTCCACGACATCCGCACTCGAGAGGCCGGGCACGAGCGCTTCGTCCAGCTCCACATGCTCGTGCCGGGGGAGTGGACGATCGATCGCGCCCACGATCTCGTCGAGGCCGTGGAGGACGAGTTGCACGCGACTCTCGACCACCTCCGGGTGACGATTCACCTGGAGCCGATCGACGACCCGCGCGCCTACGAACCCTGGCGGCTGGACGCGCCGGACTGA
- a CDS encoding sulfate adenylyltransferase subunit 1, giving the protein MANNTLGHVPDLLRIATAGSVDDGKSTLVGRLLYDTKSVLADQIDAVTRASVDRGLAGPDLSLLVDGLRAEREQGITIDVAYRYFATPARSFVLADTPGHVQYTRNTVSGASTAQLVMLLVDARNGVVSQTRRHAAVMALLGVPQLVLAVNKIDLVEDAATVFAEISDEFRSLTRTLGWSDEQVTAIPVSALHGDNIATRSQNTPFYDGPTLIEHLETVPNGTDAGSAASGSNVTDAASGSDRSEVGLRFPVQYVIRPRTPEYPDYRGYAGQIAAGRVSVGDEVVVSPSGVRTTVTQIDTADGQLATAHTGRSVTLLLADDVDISRGDLIASAVDAPEPIQQFSATVCWLADKPLRPGARLLLKHGTKTTQAIVGTLDVLFDEQNLALTDAPDSLELNHIGRITVQTAEPIPADDYQVNRESGSFLLIDPQGGNTLAAGLVGDALGSLHLQELV; this is encoded by the coding sequence ATGGCCAACAACACTCTCGGACACGTCCCCGACCTGCTGCGCATCGCGACCGCCGGTAGCGTCGACGACGGCAAGTCGACCCTGGTCGGCCGGTTGCTCTATGACACCAAATCGGTGCTCGCCGACCAGATCGACGCGGTCACCCGCGCCTCGGTCGATCGCGGACTGGCCGGGCCGGACCTGTCGCTACTCGTCGACGGCCTGCGCGCCGAGCGCGAGCAGGGCATCACCATCGACGTCGCCTACCGCTACTTCGCCACGCCCGCACGCTCATTCGTGCTCGCCGACACCCCCGGCCACGTGCAGTACACGCGCAACACCGTGTCGGGTGCCTCCACCGCGCAGCTGGTGATGCTGCTCGTCGACGCCCGCAACGGCGTGGTCTCCCAGACCCGTCGGCACGCGGCGGTGATGGCCCTGCTCGGTGTTCCGCAGCTGGTGCTCGCGGTGAACAAGATCGACCTCGTCGAGGATGCGGCCACCGTGTTCGCCGAGATCTCCGACGAATTCCGCTCCCTGACGCGCACCCTGGGCTGGTCCGACGAGCAGGTCACCGCGATCCCGGTGTCGGCGCTGCACGGCGACAACATCGCCACCCGGTCGCAGAACACGCCGTTCTACGACGGCCCGACGCTCATCGAGCATCTCGAGACGGTCCCGAACGGGACCGACGCCGGGAGCGCAGCGAGCGGGTCGAATGTCACCGACGCAGCGAGCGGTTCGGATCGGTCGGAGGTGGGGCTGCGGTTCCCGGTGCAGTACGTGATCCGGCCGCGCACACCGGAATACCCGGATTACCGCGGGTATGCCGGGCAGATCGCCGCCGGGCGGGTCTCCGTCGGTGACGAGGTCGTCGTGTCTCCGTCCGGGGTCCGCACGACCGTCACCCAGATCGACACCGCGGACGGTCAATTGGCGACCGCGCACACCGGTCGCAGTGTCACCCTTCTGCTCGCCGACGACGTCGACATCTCCCGTGGTGACCTCATCGCCTCGGCCGTCGATGCGCCGGAGCCGATCCAGCAGTTCTCCGCGACGGTGTGCTGGCTGGCCGACAAGCCTCTGCGCCCGGGTGCCCGTCTGCTGCTCAAGCACGGCACCAAGACCACCCAGGCCATCGTCGGCACCCTCGACGTGCTGTTCGACGAGCAGAACCTGGCGTTGACCGATGCACCGGACTCGTTGGAGCTCAATCACATCGGCCGCATCACCGTGCAGACCGCCGAGCCGATTCCGGCCGACGACTATCAGGTGAACCGGGAGTCGGGCAGCTTCTTGCTGATCGACCCGCAGGGCGGCAACACGCTGGCTGCCGGGCTGGTCGGTGACGCCCTGGGGTCCCTGCACCTCCAAGAGTTGGTGTGA
- a CDS encoding phosphoadenylyl-sulfate reductase → MTISTAPTTGRRFSEDELRAIAEQGAADLGTEATPEELFAWTARTFGDNFVVASNMQDAALVDLAVKHVDRDLLGGDPVKVLFLDTGYHFAETIGTRDAVEQVYGVDMINLTPEHTVAEQDELLGRNLFARDPGECCRLRKVVPLKSGLHAYDAWVTGIRRVEAPTRANAPLISFDEGFGLVKINPIAAWSDEQMQSYIDAHGVLVNPLVDEGYPSIGCAPCTAKPEPGSDPRSGRWAGRAKTECGLHA, encoded by the coding sequence ATGACCATCTCCACCGCACCGACCACCGGGCGGCGCTTCAGCGAGGACGAGCTACGCGCGATCGCCGAGCAGGGTGCCGCCGATCTGGGAACCGAGGCCACCCCCGAGGAACTGTTCGCCTGGACCGCCCGGACCTTCGGCGACAACTTCGTCGTCGCCTCCAACATGCAGGACGCGGCACTGGTCGATCTGGCCGTCAAGCACGTCGACCGTGACCTCCTCGGCGGGGATCCGGTCAAGGTCCTGTTCCTCGACACCGGCTATCACTTCGCCGAGACGATCGGCACCCGCGACGCCGTGGAACAGGTGTACGGCGTCGACATGATCAATCTGACCCCCGAGCACACCGTCGCCGAGCAGGACGAACTGTTGGGGCGCAACCTGTTCGCCCGCGATCCCGGCGAATGCTGCCGCCTGCGCAAGGTGGTGCCGCTCAAGTCGGGTCTGCACGCCTATGACGCCTGGGTGACCGGCATCCGTCGGGTGGAGGCCCCCACCCGCGCCAATGCGCCGCTGATCTCGTTCGACGAGGGCTTCGGGCTGGTGAAGATCAATCCGATCGCCGCATGGTCCGACGAGCAGATGCAGTCCTATATCGACGCTCACGGCGTACTCGTGAATCCTCTTGTCGACGAAGGCTATCCGTCGATCGGCTGCGCCCCGTGCACGGCCAAACCCGAACCCGGATCCGATCCGCGCAGCGGCCGCTGGGCCGGCCGCGCCAAGACAGAATGTGGGCTGCACGCATGA
- the cysT gene encoding sulfate ABC transporter permease subunit CysT: protein MTSNVSTTEPGADAPPPGAAPPGGFLGRARTFTGVSPATVGLAWLWLSVIVLLPLAAITVQSFDDGWSGFWDAVTAPAALDALWITVLVSVFAALINVVFGTIIAWVLVRDEFPGKGFVNAIIDLPFALPTIVASLVLLSLYGPNSPIDIQLNATKPALVIALTFVTLPFVVRQVQPVLLELDVDVEEAAAVLGARNWTTFRKIVLPALLPSILTGAGLAFTRAIGEFGSVVLIGGNIPGDTQVASQYIQQQIEIDSPVSAAAISVVLLLIAFVTLLILRIAGRRQSTREDADR from the coding sequence GTGACCTCGAACGTCTCGACGACCGAACCCGGAGCGGACGCGCCGCCGCCCGGCGCCGCGCCGCCCGGCGGATTCCTGGGGCGGGCACGCACGTTCACCGGGGTCAGCCCGGCCACCGTGGGGCTGGCCTGGCTGTGGCTCAGTGTCATCGTGCTGCTGCCGCTGGCGGCGATCACCGTGCAGTCCTTCGACGACGGCTGGAGCGGGTTCTGGGATGCGGTCACCGCGCCCGCCGCACTCGACGCCCTGTGGATCACCGTGCTCGTCTCGGTGTTCGCGGCGCTGATCAACGTCGTCTTCGGGACCATCATCGCCTGGGTGTTGGTCCGGGATGAGTTCCCCGGCAAGGGATTCGTCAACGCGATCATCGATCTGCCGTTCGCCCTGCCGACCATCGTGGCCAGCCTGGTGCTGCTGTCGCTCTACGGCCCCAACAGTCCGATCGACATCCAGCTCAACGCCACCAAACCGGCGCTGGTGATCGCCCTGACGTTCGTCACACTGCCGTTCGTCGTGCGACAGGTACAGCCGGTGCTGCTCGAACTCGACGTCGACGTCGAGGAGGCCGCCGCGGTTCTCGGTGCGCGCAACTGGACGACGTTCCGCAAGATCGTGCTGCCGGCACTGCTGCCGTCGATCCTGACCGGGGCGGGGCTGGCCTTCACCCGCGCGATCGGGGAATTCGGTTCGGTGGTCCTCATCGGCGGCAACATCCCCGGCGACACCCAGGTCGCCTCGCAGTACATCCAGCAACAGATCGAGATCGATTCGCCGGTCAGCGCCGCGGCGATCTCGGTGGTGCTGTTGCTCATCGCCTTCGTGACACTGCTGATCCTGCGCATCGCGGGCCGGCGGCAGTCCACCCGGGAGGACGCCGACCGATGA
- the cysD gene encoding sulfate adenylyltransferase subunit CysD, giving the protein MTITDPVASADREVDSSDDFTTLDALESEAIHIFREVAGEFERPVILFSGGKDSTVLLHVALKAFWPAPLPFSLLHVDTGHNLPEVLEFRDQVVARHDLRLHVAKVEDYLADGRLTERPDGVRNPLQTIPLLDAITENRFDAVFGGGRRDEERSRAKERIFSLRNAFGQWDPKRQRPELWNLYNGRHAPGEHVRVFPLSNWTELDVWRYIAREQVLLPSIYYAHERDVFERDGMWMTPGVWGGPRDGEELQRLSVRYRTVGDGSSTGAVLSEAADNEAVLAEVAASRLTERGATRGDDRVSEAAMEDRKREGYF; this is encoded by the coding sequence ATGACCATCACCGATCCAGTCGCCAGCGCCGACCGCGAGGTGGACAGCAGCGACGACTTCACCACCCTCGACGCCCTCGAGTCCGAGGCGATCCACATCTTCCGTGAGGTCGCAGGCGAATTCGAACGTCCGGTGATCTTGTTCTCCGGCGGCAAGGACTCCACCGTTCTGCTGCATGTGGCCCTCAAGGCGTTCTGGCCTGCGCCGCTTCCGTTCTCGCTGCTGCATGTCGACACCGGGCACAACCTGCCCGAGGTCCTCGAGTTCCGCGACCAGGTGGTGGCCCGCCACGACCTGCGGCTGCATGTGGCCAAGGTCGAGGACTACCTCGCCGACGGTCGGCTCACCGAGCGTCCCGACGGGGTGCGCAACCCGCTGCAGACGATCCCGCTGCTCGACGCGATCACCGAGAACCGCTTCGACGCGGTGTTCGGCGGCGGGCGCCGGGACGAGGAACGTTCACGCGCCAAGGAGCGGATCTTCTCGCTGCGCAACGCCTTCGGCCAGTGGGATCCCAAACGTCAGCGCCCGGAGCTGTGGAACCTGTACAACGGTCGCCACGCCCCCGGCGAGCACGTCCGGGTGTTCCCCCTGTCGAACTGGACCGAGCTCGACGTGTGGCGCTACATCGCCCGCGAGCAGGTGCTGCTGCCGTCGATCTACTACGCCCACGAGCGCGACGTGTTCGAGCGCGACGGCATGTGGATGACCCCCGGCGTCTGGGGTGGGCCGCGCGACGGCGAAGAGCTCCAACGTCTTTCGGTCCGTTACCGCACCGTCGGCGACGGTTCGTCGACCGGTGCGGTGCTGTCCGAGGCCGCCGACAACGAGGCCGTCCTGGCCGAGGTCGCCGCATCGCGACTCACCGAGCGTGGTGCCACCCGCGGTGACGACCGCGTGTCGGAGGCGGCCATGGAAGACCGTAAACGCGAAGGATACTTCTGA
- a CDS encoding sulfate ABC transporter substrate-binding protein, giving the protein MVLISGCAGGSTDEPDGVDISSGSRHLDLVAYATPKSGFDHIIPAFRATPAGADIGFSASYGASGDQSRKVARRVPADVVNLSVEPDITRLVKAGLVDKDWKTQFPYNSTPFGSVVALVVRKGNPKNIHNWNDLLKPGVQVVTPNPGSSGSAKWNLLAPYAAMSDGGRNSQAGLDYVAQLVRDHVRVVPKSGREATTAFEQGQGDVLISYENEAIMLDRANATASPRNQVEYLIPPQTFKIENPVAIVNTTSDLAGARAFVGFLFTDEAQRIWAQQGFRPVAPAIAEQTRDLFPGAIEKLWTIKELGKVLGAGTAAKNDGVDLTGWKAVDSALFGTSGAITKIYDAGGRQ; this is encoded by the coding sequence ATGGTCCTGATCTCCGGGTGCGCCGGCGGTTCCACCGACGAACCCGACGGTGTCGACATCTCCAGCGGCAGCCGGCACCTCGACCTTGTGGCGTACGCAACGCCGAAATCGGGGTTCGACCACATCATCCCGGCCTTCCGCGCGACCCCCGCAGGCGCCGACATCGGCTTCTCGGCCTCCTACGGCGCCTCCGGGGACCAGTCCCGCAAGGTCGCGCGCCGCGTGCCCGCCGACGTCGTGAACCTCTCCGTCGAGCCCGACATCACCCGGCTGGTCAAGGCCGGTCTGGTGGACAAGGACTGGAAGACCCAATTCCCGTACAACAGCACCCCCTTCGGGTCGGTGGTGGCGCTCGTGGTGCGCAAGGGCAACCCGAAGAACATCCACAACTGGAACGACCTGCTCAAGCCCGGCGTGCAGGTGGTGACCCCGAACCCCGGTAGCTCGGGATCGGCCAAATGGAATCTGCTCGCGCCGTACGCGGCGATGAGCGACGGTGGCCGCAACTCCCAGGCCGGCCTCGACTACGTCGCCCAGCTCGTCCGTGACCATGTGCGCGTGGTCCCCAAATCGGGTCGCGAGGCCACCACGGCCTTCGAGCAGGGGCAGGGTGATGTGCTGATCAGCTACGAGAACGAGGCGATCATGCTCGACCGGGCCAACGCCACCGCGAGTCCACGCAACCAGGTCGAGTACCTCATTCCGCCGCAGACGTTCAAGATCGAGAACCCGGTCGCGATCGTCAATACGACCTCCGACCTCGCCGGCGCCCGCGCATTCGTCGGATTCCTGTTCACCGATGAGGCACAACGGATCTGGGCTCAACAGGGCTTCCGGCCGGTCGCGCCCGCGATCGCCGAGCAGACCCGCGACCTGTTCCCGGGAGCCATCGAGAAGCTGTGGACGATCAAAGAACTGGGCAAGGTTCTCGGTGCCGGGACCGCCGCGAAGAACGACGGCGTGGACCTCACCGGGTGGAAGGCCGTCGACTCGGCGCTCTTCGGGACCAGTGGGGCGATCACCAAGATCTACGACGCAGGGGGCAGACAGTGA
- a CDS encoding sulfate/molybdate ABC transporter ATP-binding protein, with protein sequence MSISVIGANKRYGDFAALDDVSIDIPDGQLTSLLGPSGSGKSTLLRAIAGLDTLDSGTVIINGNDVSKKSPQKRDIGFVFQHYAAFKHLTVRDNIAFGLKIRKKPKAEVDAKVDELLEVVGLTVFQRRFPAQLSGGQRQRMALARALAVDPKVLLLDEPFGALDAKVREDLRKWLRRLHEEVHVTTVLVTHDQQEALDVSDRIAVLNKGRIEQVGAPDDLYDRPVNPFVASFLGSTVRLNGELVRPHDIRIGRTPEMAWPSADPTLDTGVLKATVKRVVNLGFETRVELVAVASGEEFAAQITRGDQNALNLVAGETVYARATKVAALSES encoded by the coding sequence ATGTCCATCTCGGTGATTGGAGCGAACAAGCGCTACGGCGACTTCGCGGCTCTCGACGACGTCTCGATCGACATCCCCGACGGTCAGTTGACCTCGCTGCTCGGCCCGTCGGGGTCGGGCAAATCGACACTGCTGCGCGCGATCGCGGGCCTGGACACCCTCGACTCGGGCACCGTGATTATCAACGGCAACGACGTGTCCAAGAAGTCACCGCAGAAGCGTGACATCGGATTCGTGTTCCAGCACTACGCGGCCTTCAAACACCTCACCGTGCGCGACAACATCGCCTTCGGGCTGAAGATCCGCAAGAAGCCCAAGGCCGAGGTGGACGCCAAGGTCGACGAGTTGCTCGAGGTCGTCGGGCTCACCGTGTTCCAGCGGCGCTTTCCCGCGCAGTTGTCCGGCGGCCAGCGCCAGCGCATGGCACTGGCCCGCGCCCTGGCCGTCGATCCCAAGGTGCTGCTCCTCGACGAGCCGTTCGGCGCACTCGACGCCAAGGTGCGCGAAGACCTGCGAAAGTGGTTGCGCCGTCTGCACGAAGAGGTCCACGTGACCACGGTGCTGGTGACCCACGACCAGCAGGAGGCGCTCGACGTCTCCGACCGGATCGCCGTGCTCAACAAGGGCCGCATCGAACAGGTCGGTGCGCCCGATGATCTCTACGACCGACCGGTCAACCCGTTCGTCGCATCGTTCCTCGGTTCGACCGTGCGACTCAACGGCGAACTGGTACGCCCGCACGACATCCGGATCGGGCGCACCCCGGAGATGGCGTGGCCGTCTGCGGACCCGACCCTGGACACCGGGGTCCTCAAGGCGACGGTGAAGCGGGTGGTGAATCTGGGATTCGAAACCCGCGTGGAACTCGTGGCGGTGGCCTCGGGTGAGGAGTTCGCCGCGCAGATCACCCGTGGCGATCAGAACGCTCTGAATCTGGTGGCCGGCGAGACCGTCTACGCGCGGGCCACCAAGGTCGCGGCGCTCTCGGAGAGCTGA
- the cysW gene encoding sulfate ABC transporter permease subunit CysW, with amino-acid sequence MKVSPLTRYGLRAIALIYLFILLIVPVGTIFYRSFEHGIVQFWEWITTPAAISALQLSLLIVVIVVPLNVVFGVLTALALARGRFPGKGVLQAVVDLPFAVSPVVAGVALILLWGYGGWFGGVESLGFRVIFGFPGLVLATLFVTLPFVAREVEPVLREIGTEQEEAAATLGANAWQVFWRITLPAIRWGLTYGVVLTVARALGEYGAVTMVSSNYPGISQTLTLLVNSRYTDDYNEFGAYAAATLLMFVAIVVLVLMSLIERRAKSRVADASGTGAGGPASPDTVVETQLTVPHGPESIDAHQVVTEHVHHDAAPHGSAPRNASAREKGV; translated from the coding sequence ATGAAAGTGTCACCCCTGACCCGATACGGGCTGCGCGCGATCGCGCTGATCTATCTGTTCATCCTGTTGATCGTGCCGGTCGGCACCATCTTCTATCGCTCCTTCGAACACGGCATCGTGCAGTTCTGGGAATGGATCACCACACCGGCGGCGATCTCGGCGTTGCAGCTGAGCCTGCTGATCGTGGTGATCGTCGTGCCGCTGAACGTGGTCTTCGGTGTGCTCACCGCACTTGCGTTGGCGCGCGGGCGATTCCCGGGCAAGGGCGTCCTGCAGGCCGTGGTGGATCTACCGTTCGCGGTGTCCCCGGTCGTCGCCGGCGTCGCACTGATCCTGTTGTGGGGGTACGGCGGGTGGTTCGGCGGAGTCGAGAGTCTCGGCTTCCGGGTGATCTTCGGTTTCCCGGGATTGGTGCTGGCCACCCTGTTCGTCACGCTGCCGTTCGTCGCGCGCGAGGTCGAGCCGGTGCTGCGGGAGATCGGTACCGAGCAGGAAGAGGCCGCGGCCACCCTGGGAGCCAATGCGTGGCAGGTGTTCTGGCGGATCACCCTGCCCGCCATCCGGTGGGGCCTGACCTACGGTGTGGTGCTCACGGTGGCCCGCGCGCTCGGCGAGTACGGCGCCGTGACCATGGTGTCGTCGAACTATCCGGGTATCTCCCAGACGCTGACGCTGTTGGTCAACTCGCGCTACACCGATGACTACAACGAGTTCGGCGCGTACGCGGCGGCCACGCTGTTGATGTTCGTCGCGATCGTGGTGCTGGTGCTGATGTCGCTGATCGAGCGCCGGGCGAAATCCCGTGTCGCCGACGCCAGTGGCACCGGTGCCGGCGGCCCGGCCTCGCCGGACACGGTTGTCGAGACCCAGCTGACCGTGCCGCACGGCCCGGAGTCGATCGACGCCCATCAGGTGGTCACCGAGCATGTCCACCACGACGCCGCGCCACACGGTTCGGCCCCCCGAAATGCCTCTGCCCGTGAGAAAGGCGTGTGA